A DNA window from Euzebyales bacterium contains the following coding sequences:
- a CDS encoding beta-ketoacyl-ACP synthase III encodes MTPRTAVLDGLGVAVPDRVVTNDDLAARLDTTDEWIRTRTGIAERRIADPAVATSDLAYEAAQATLKDADDVPPAAVIVATTTPDHPMPGVAPLVAARLGWDSVPAFDVQAACSGFVYGLASAAGLIAAGVTDRVLLIGADLMSRITNQDDRATAVLFGDGAGAVMLRAGSPDEPGAVGPFDLGSDGAHVDRLIVAAGGTRVPSHPTEPARYLSMDGRDVYRHAVRRMTESCRALLDRAGLGVDDVDRFVAHQANLRILMAVADRLGVAEERRVSNVDLYGNTSAASIPLALADAALRPGERILLTAFGSGFTWGSTLMTWPDLGP; translated from the coding sequence ATGACGCCACGGACCGCCGTCCTCGATGGCCTCGGCGTGGCCGTGCCCGACCGCGTCGTGACCAACGACGACTTGGCGGCCCGGCTCGACACGACCGACGAGTGGATCCGCACGCGGACGGGCATCGCCGAGCGGCGCATCGCCGACCCTGCCGTGGCGACCAGCGACCTGGCCTACGAGGCGGCCCAAGCCACGCTCAAGGACGCCGACGATGTGCCGCCGGCCGCAGTGATCGTGGCCACCACCACGCCCGACCACCCGATGCCGGGCGTGGCGCCGCTCGTCGCAGCTCGCCTCGGATGGGACTCAGTGCCCGCCTTCGACGTCCAGGCCGCATGCTCCGGCTTCGTCTACGGGCTCGCGTCAGCGGCCGGCCTGATCGCCGCCGGCGTCACCGACCGGGTGCTGCTGATCGGCGCGGACCTCATGTCGCGGATCACCAACCAGGACGACCGCGCGACGGCCGTGCTCTTCGGTGACGGCGCCGGGGCGGTCATGCTACGGGCCGGCTCACCCGATGAGCCGGGCGCAGTGGGACCGTTCGACCTCGGCAGCGACGGCGCACACGTCGACCGCCTGATCGTGGCCGCGGGAGGGACGCGCGTGCCGAGCCATCCGACCGAGCCCGCGCGCTACCTGTCGATGGACGGGCGGGACGTGTACCGGCATGCTGTGCGGCGGATGACCGAGTCGTGCCGCGCCCTACTGGACCGGGCGGGCCTCGGCGTCGACGACGTCGACCGCTTCGTGGCACACCAGGCGAACCTGCGGATCCTCATGGCGGTGGCCGATCGGCTCGGCGTCGCCGAGGAGCGGCGCGTGAGTAACGTCGACCTCTATGGGAATACCTCAGCCGCATCGATCCCGCTCGCGTTGGCCGACGCGGCGTTGCGTCCGGGCGAGCGGATCCTGCTCACGGCGTTCGGCTCCGGGTTCACATGGGGGTCGACGCTGATGACCTGGCCGGATCTCGGCCCGTGA
- a CDS encoding glycosyl hydrolase family 65 protein has protein sequence MLLPDDEVLAVPARMRRRAFKFLPDDQYPVDEWKLIEKRYSDKYLGRVETLLSLSNGYLGMRGTHDEGRPVVERGTYINGFHEIWPIVHAEEAFGFATTGQTILNVPDARTFHLYVDDEPLYLATADLRSYERSLDMRRGTLTRSLEWLTPAGKRVRVRSERLVSFEHRHLMAVSYEVTLLDNHAPVVISSHIRNQQDERDPAGDPRKARALPDRVLVPQGHTAAAGRSVLSYRVADSGMTIACGIDHVIETDNEHTHHSEADPDLGKTVVVVDAEPGKTIRIHKFGTYHTSRSTTTRQLSDRCRRTLDRAVRDGFDALLEAQRSYLDDFWERSDVEVRGNPAVQQAVRWNMFQQIQAAGRAEGTGIPAKGLTGSAYEGHYFWDTEIYVLPFLTYTAPRIARNLLRFRHSLLDDARQRAREVSQRGALFPWRTINGEEASAYYEAGTAQYHINADIVYALRKYVEVTGDTELLDTLGAEILVETARLWTDLGFHRDDGQGTFHIYGVTGPDEYTTLVNDNTYTNLMARLNLRFAAEVVSDIRREDPDRYAVLHRETGVTAEEIAEWSSAADSMFVPYDKVRRIHPQDTNFLDKEVWDFAATPRDKYPLLLHFHPLVIYRFQVIKQADIVLAMFLLGHEFSREQKRRNFDYYDPLTTGDSSLSPCIQSIIAAELGYGDKAVEYFRNAALMDLADVAGNTTDGIHVASAGGVWMAVVYGFGGLRDSDGTLAFEPRLPRTWDGLHFPLQYRGQRLDVDVRHDEATYELADGEPLTIVHQGKPIELKAGEAVTCPVQQP, from the coding sequence ATGCTACTGCCCGACGACGAGGTCCTCGCTGTCCCGGCGCGAATGCGCCGACGAGCCTTCAAGTTCCTTCCCGACGACCAGTATCCGGTCGACGAGTGGAAGCTGATCGAAAAGCGGTACAGCGACAAGTACCTCGGTCGCGTCGAGACGCTGCTGTCGCTGTCAAACGGCTACCTCGGGATGCGCGGCACCCACGACGAGGGCCGCCCAGTCGTGGAGCGCGGCACCTACATCAACGGCTTCCACGAGATCTGGCCGATCGTCCACGCCGAGGAGGCCTTCGGATTCGCCACCACGGGCCAGACGATCCTGAACGTGCCCGACGCGCGCACCTTCCACCTGTACGTCGACGACGAGCCGCTGTACCTCGCCACCGCCGACCTGCGGTCCTACGAGCGGTCGCTCGACATGCGCCGGGGCACCCTGACCCGGTCGCTCGAGTGGCTCACGCCCGCAGGCAAGCGGGTCCGCGTCCGGTCCGAACGGCTTGTGTCGTTCGAGCACCGCCACCTGATGGCCGTGTCCTATGAGGTCACCCTGCTCGACAACCACGCACCGGTCGTCATCTCGTCGCACATCCGCAACCAGCAAGACGAGCGCGATCCGGCAGGGGACCCGCGCAAGGCACGCGCGCTGCCCGACCGGGTGCTCGTACCGCAGGGGCACACCGCCGCCGCCGGCCGCTCCGTGCTCAGCTACCGCGTCGCCGACAGCGGCATGACGATCGCGTGCGGCATCGACCACGTGATCGAGACCGACAACGAGCACACCCATCACAGCGAGGCCGACCCGGACCTCGGCAAGACCGTCGTGGTCGTCGACGCCGAGCCCGGGAAGACCATCCGGATCCACAAGTTCGGCACCTACCACACGTCGCGCAGCACGACGACGCGTCAGCTCAGCGATCGCTGCCGGCGCACGCTGGACCGTGCGGTGCGTGACGGCTTCGATGCGCTGCTCGAGGCGCAGCGGTCCTACCTGGACGACTTCTGGGAGCGCAGCGACGTCGAGGTGCGCGGGAACCCCGCGGTCCAGCAGGCGGTGCGGTGGAACATGTTCCAGCAGATCCAGGCCGCGGGGCGCGCCGAGGGCACCGGCATCCCCGCGAAGGGCCTCACCGGGTCGGCCTACGAGGGCCACTACTTCTGGGACACCGAGATCTACGTCCTGCCGTTCCTGACCTACACGGCGCCGCGGATCGCCCGCAATCTGCTGCGGTTCCGCCACTCGCTGCTCGACGACGCCCGCCAGCGGGCCCGCGAGGTCAGCCAGCGCGGCGCGCTGTTCCCGTGGCGCACGATCAACGGCGAGGAGGCGTCCGCCTACTACGAGGCGGGCACTGCCCAGTACCACATCAACGCCGACATCGTCTACGCGCTGCGCAAGTACGTTGAGGTCACCGGTGACACCGAGCTGCTGGACACGCTCGGTGCCGAGATCCTCGTCGAGACCGCGCGGCTCTGGACCGACCTCGGGTTCCACCGCGATGACGGCCAAGGCACGTTCCACATCTACGGCGTGACGGGCCCCGACGAGTACACCACGCTGGTCAACGACAACACCTACACGAACCTGATGGCGCGATTGAACCTGCGTTTCGCCGCCGAGGTCGTGTCCGACATCCGTCGGGAGGATCCGGACCGGTACGCCGTGCTGCACCGCGAGACGGGGGTGACGGCCGAGGAGATCGCCGAATGGAGCAGTGCGGCTGACTCGATGTTCGTGCCGTACGACAAGGTGCGCCGGATCCATCCCCAGGACACCAACTTCCTGGACAAGGAGGTGTGGGACTTCGCCGCCACGCCCCGCGACAAGTACCCGCTCCTGCTGCACTTCCATCCGCTGGTCATCTACCGTTTCCAGGTGATCAAGCAGGCCGACATCGTGCTGGCGATGTTCCTGCTCGGCCACGAGTTCTCACGCGAGCAGAAGCGGCGCAACTTCGACTACTACGATCCGCTGACGACGGGTGACTCGTCGCTGTCGCCCTGCATCCAGAGCATCATCGCCGCCGAGCTGGGCTACGGGGACAAGGCGGTGGAGTACTTCCGCAACGCGGCGCTCATGGACCTCGCCGACGTGGCCGGCAACACCACCGACGGCATCCATGTGGCGTCGGCCGGCGGCGTGTGGATGGCCGTCGTCTACGGCTTCGGCGGCCTGCGCGACTCCGACGGCACGCTGGCGTTCGAACCGCGGCTACCGCGCACCTGGGACGGTCTGCACTTCCCACTGCAGTACCGCGGACAGCGCCTCGACGTCGACGTCCGCCATGACGAGGCCACCTACGAGCTCGCCGACGGCGAACCGCTGACGATCGTCCACCAGGGCAAGCCGATCGAGCTCAAGGCGGGAGAGGCGGTCACCTGCCCCGTGCAGCAGCCCTGA
- the fabI gene encoding enoyl-ACP reductase FabI — MLLDDKRLLITGVLNDASIAFHVARMAQRQGAEIVLTGFGRGMRITERVAGRLPEPADVLELDVTDEDHLRMVAAAVDDRWGRLDGLVHAIGFAPDTAIGGNFLDTPWDDVATAMHVSTYSLVALGRAFAPLLAASERGAIVGLDFDAAVAWPAYDWMGVAKAGLEACCRYLARDLGPQRTRVNLVAAGPLRTIAARSIAGFSTYEQVWEKRAPLGWDPGDPEPVARVVCALLSDWTPVVTGEIVHADGGAHAMGADVR, encoded by the coding sequence GTGCTGCTCGACGACAAGCGCCTGCTCATCACGGGCGTGCTCAACGACGCCTCGATCGCGTTCCACGTCGCGCGCATGGCCCAGCGGCAGGGCGCCGAGATCGTGCTGACCGGTTTCGGCCGTGGCATGCGGATCACCGAGCGGGTCGCCGGTCGCCTGCCCGAGCCTGCCGACGTGCTGGAGCTCGACGTCACCGACGAGGACCACCTCAGAATGGTGGCCGCTGCGGTCGACGACCGCTGGGGTCGCCTGGACGGTCTGGTGCACGCCATCGGGTTTGCGCCCGACACAGCGATCGGCGGCAACTTCCTCGACACCCCGTGGGACGACGTCGCCACCGCGATGCACGTCTCCACCTACTCGCTGGTCGCGCTGGGGCGTGCGTTCGCCCCACTGCTCGCGGCCTCGGAGCGCGGCGCCATCGTCGGGCTCGACTTCGACGCGGCGGTCGCGTGGCCGGCCTACGACTGGATGGGGGTGGCCAAGGCGGGGCTCGAGGCGTGCTGCCGGTACCTGGCACGCGACCTCGGCCCGCAGAGGACCCGGGTGAACCTGGTGGCCGCCGGCCCGCTGCGGACCATCGCCGCGCGCAGCATCGCCGGGTTCTCCACGTATGAGCAGGTGTGGGAGAAGCGCGCACCACTCGGATGGGATCCCGGGGACCCCGAGCCGGTCGCCCGGGTGGTGTGCGCGCTGCTCAGCGACTGGACGCCGGTCGTCACCGGAGAGATCGTCCACGCCGACGGTGGCGCGCACGCGATGGGCGCCGACGTCCGCTGA
- a CDS encoding thermonuclease family protein: MGAQLRRLIVAALVVVAALWLGSLRRSGQIPAGDPMAGAPSNVQAARVTRVVDGDTLRVEVTGPGRLPGGEHRVRLLAIDSPELDDGAGPECGASAAAAYLRDRVPAGSRVWLEADRQDVDRFDRPLRYVWTTGDALLNLAVVEAGHARAVLIAPNNRYSTAMRDAEDVARAAGAGVWSACAGA; encoded by the coding sequence ATGGGCGCTCAGCTGCGCCGGTTGATCGTCGCGGCGCTCGTCGTGGTGGCCGCGTTGTGGCTCGGCTCGTTGCGCAGGAGCGGGCAGATCCCTGCAGGTGATCCTATGGCCGGGGCGCCGTCCAACGTGCAGGCGGCCCGGGTCACGCGCGTGGTCGACGGCGACACGCTCCGCGTGGAGGTCACCGGCCCGGGTCGACTGCCCGGCGGAGAGCACCGCGTCCGTCTCCTCGCGATCGACAGCCCGGAACTGGACGACGGCGCCGGGCCGGAGTGTGGCGCGAGCGCCGCAGCCGCCTACCTTCGCGACCGCGTGCCCGCCGGGAGCCGGGTGTGGCTGGAGGCCGACCGGCAGGACGTGGACCGCTTCGACCGGCCACTGCGGTACGTGTGGACGACGGGAGACGCACTGCTCAACCTCGCGGTCGTCGAGGCCGGCCACGCGCGCGCCGTTCTGATCGCACCGAACAACCGGTACTCGACGGCGATGCGCGACGCCGAGGACGTGGCGCGAGCGGCGGGCGCCGGCGTCTGGAGTGCCTGCGCCGGCGCCTGA
- a CDS encoding acyl-CoA carboxylase subunit beta, with protein MTDVIDPRAHRLARIHALVDLDSFSEIGSRARHRVTAFGMDRKRPDGDGVVTGPARIHGRPVEVFAQDPTALGGSLGEVHAAKIAAGLDRAARVRCPVVGLLDSGGARIQEGIAALDGYGSIFYRNVALSGRVPQISVVLGPCAGGAVYSPALTDVVIMQRDKAHMFVTGPRVVRAVTFEDVSLADLGGADLHAQTSGVAHLVADDAAHALDLTRRVLGYLPSSCHDLPPTEAPGRADPMPRIPDDHREPYDVRRVIDGIVDHGTFLELHERFAENVVVGFGRVEGRSVGVVANQPLVLAGCLDIEASEKAARFVRLCDAFGVPLVTLVDVPGFLPGTGQEASGIIRKGAKLLYAFAEATVPRVTVILRKAFGGAYIVMNSKSLGADAVFSWPGAEIAVMGAEGAVDVIHRRVLAEDPDRRSELLAQYREEAMDATVPAERLSVDEVIDPAGTRDRVAATLRSLERSVRPGYRHDNLPQ; from the coding sequence GTGACCGACGTCATCGACCCGCGCGCCCACCGTCTCGCCCGCATCCATGCACTGGTCGACCTCGACAGCTTCTCCGAGATCGGCAGCAGGGCGCGGCACCGCGTCACGGCGTTCGGCATGGATCGCAAGCGCCCGGACGGCGACGGCGTGGTGACCGGGCCGGCACGCATACACGGCAGGCCCGTCGAGGTCTTCGCCCAGGACCCGACGGCGCTCGGTGGATCGCTGGGGGAGGTGCACGCAGCCAAGATCGCCGCCGGCCTGGACCGAGCGGCTCGTGTCCGCTGTCCCGTCGTCGGCCTGCTCGACTCGGGCGGCGCGCGGATCCAGGAGGGGATCGCCGCACTCGACGGCTACGGCTCGATCTTCTACCGCAACGTGGCTCTGAGCGGTCGCGTCCCGCAGATCAGCGTCGTGCTCGGCCCGTGCGCCGGTGGGGCGGTCTACTCGCCGGCGCTGACCGACGTGGTCATCATGCAGCGCGACAAGGCCCACATGTTCGTCACCGGTCCGCGTGTCGTGCGCGCCGTCACCTTCGAGGACGTGTCGCTGGCCGACCTCGGTGGAGCGGACCTCCACGCGCAGACATCGGGTGTCGCCCACCTGGTCGCCGACGACGCGGCCCACGCGCTGGACCTCACGCGCCGGGTGCTCGGCTACCTGCCAAGCTCGTGTCACGATCTGCCGCCGACAGAGGCGCCGGGTCGTGCCGACCCCATGCCCCGGATCCCCGACGACCACCGTGAGCCCTACGACGTGCGCCGCGTGATCGACGGGATCGTCGACCACGGCACGTTCCTCGAGCTGCACGAACGGTTCGCCGAGAACGTCGTGGTCGGCTTCGGCAGGGTCGAGGGGAGGTCGGTTGGCGTCGTCGCCAACCAGCCGCTCGTGCTCGCCGGGTGCCTCGACATCGAGGCCAGCGAGAAGGCGGCGCGCTTCGTGCGCCTCTGCGACGCGTTCGGCGTCCCCCTGGTCACGCTGGTCGACGTCCCGGGCTTCCTCCCGGGCACCGGACAGGAGGCCAGCGGCATCATCCGCAAGGGCGCCAAGCTCCTCTATGCCTTCGCGGAGGCGACCGTGCCCCGAGTCACGGTGATTCTGCGCAAGGCGTTCGGCGGCGCCTACATCGTGATGAACTCCAAGTCGCTGGGCGCTGACGCGGTGTTCAGCTGGCCCGGTGCCGAGATCGCCGTCATGGGCGCCGAGGGCGCGGTCGACGTCATCCACCGCCGCGTGCTGGCCGAGGACCCCGACCGCCGTTCCGAGCTGCTGGCGCAGTACCGCGAGGAGGCGATGGACGCGACCGTCCCGGCGGAACGGCTCAGCGTGGACGAGGTGATCGACCCGGCTGGGACCCGCGACCGCGTCGCGGCCACCCTACGATCACTGGAGCGCTCGGTCCGTCCCGGCTACCGTCACGACAACTTGCCCCAGTGA
- the fabF gene encoding beta-ketoacyl-ACP synthase II — MTTEIAITGLGLVTPAGIGVDASWEGVLSGRSAGATDPNLAGIPIDISCRVADFDGNALLGRKVARRLDRFVQLGLVAAREAIEDSGLDPESWDGARVGAVIGCGMGGAATWEAQHTVLMEKGPGRVSPLLIPMLIPNMVAGHIAIEFNANGPNLVTATACTSGTTALGVARDLLRGGACDVVIAGGSEAGLTPLSIAAFGQMHALSERVDDPAAASRPFDADRDGFVAAEAAGVLILERADDAAARGATVRARLIGYGASADAHHITAPDPDGVGVGLAITSALADAGVTPADVSHINAHGTSTPLNDVAESRVIRRIFGGDAPPVTSTKGVTGHSLGAAGAIEAAFSALTLQHGRIPPTANLDMQDPEIDLDVVHGAPRDSNVDVVMSNSFGFGGQNGVVVLAGS; from the coding sequence ATGACGACTGAGATCGCGATCACCGGACTCGGCCTGGTCACACCGGCGGGGATCGGCGTCGACGCCAGCTGGGAGGGTGTCCTGTCCGGCCGGTCCGCCGGTGCGACGGACCCGAATCTCGCTGGCATCCCGATCGACATCAGCTGCCGCGTGGCCGACTTCGACGGCAACGCGCTGCTGGGGCGCAAGGTCGCGCGCCGGCTCGACCGTTTCGTGCAGCTCGGGCTCGTCGCGGCGCGCGAGGCGATCGAGGACTCCGGACTGGATCCCGAGAGCTGGGACGGCGCCCGGGTCGGCGCCGTCATCGGGTGCGGCATGGGTGGCGCAGCCACCTGGGAGGCGCAGCACACCGTGCTCATGGAGAAGGGACCTGGGCGGGTGTCGCCGCTGCTGATCCCGATGCTCATCCCGAACATGGTTGCCGGCCACATCGCGATCGAGTTCAACGCCAATGGGCCCAACCTGGTGACCGCAACCGCGTGCACGTCCGGCACGACGGCGCTGGGCGTCGCGCGTGACCTGCTGCGTGGCGGTGCCTGCGACGTGGTCATCGCCGGCGGGAGTGAGGCCGGGCTCACGCCGCTGTCGATCGCCGCGTTTGGTCAGATGCACGCCCTGTCAGAGCGGGTCGACGACCCTGCGGCCGCGTCGCGCCCGTTCGACGCCGACCGTGACGGCTTCGTCGCGGCCGAGGCTGCCGGGGTGCTGATCCTCGAACGTGCCGATGACGCCGCGGCGCGCGGCGCAACCGTGCGGGCGCGGCTGATCGGCTACGGCGCCAGCGCCGACGCACACCACATCACCGCCCCCGACCCGGACGGCGTGGGCGTGGGCCTCGCGATCACGTCGGCGCTCGCCGACGCGGGCGTCACGCCCGCCGACGTGAGCCACATCAACGCGCACGGCACGTCGACGCCGCTCAACGACGTCGCCGAGTCGAGGGTGATCCGGCGGATCTTCGGCGGCGACGCGCCGCCGGTCACGTCGACCAAGGGCGTGACGGGCCACTCGCTGGGCGCCGCCGGCGCCATCGAGGCAGCCTTCAGCGCGCTGACGCTGCAGCACGGACGCATCCCACCGACGGCGAACCTCGACATGCAGGATCCCGAGATTGACCTGGACGTCGTCCACGGCGCGCCACGCGACAGCAACGTCGACGTGGTCATGTCGAACTCGTTCGGGTTCGGCGGCCAGAACGGCGTCGTCGTGTTGGCCGGTTCCTAG
- a CDS encoding M20/M25/M40 family metallo-hydrolase, which yields MTDRQIRDTLVNRMATHRIDLERLVTIPSVSAPGFDHDEVRRCAEAVRDLLTARGCHAARLLEVDRSHPAVYAEWLDAGADRPTVLCYAHYDVQPPGDPDAWTTPAFEPVERAGRLYGRGAADDKAGIMVHVAAIDAWLSTYERLPCNVKVIIEGEEETGSEHLGQLLEAYGDLLRSDVVVITDSMNWKVGMPAITHTLRGLVDCVVEVRALDHPLHSGMYGGAVPDPLTGLVKLLAGLTNDDGTVAVPGFADDVPPLSSPSDADDLRFDVEQFRAEAGLLDGVELIGARDDHVLERLWNRPAISIIGLDATPVAQASNTLSSVARAKVSARLAPGQEPGRALTVLVDWLEANAPWGLQVKVTPGAAGDGYRGDPDQPAMKAARRALAAAFGAEPVLIGMGGSIPLIEPLTQAYGDVPALLTGVEDPDTRAHGIDESLHLEDWERACLAEAYLFAELADGA from the coding sequence ATGACCGACAGGCAGATCCGAGACACGCTCGTGAACCGGATGGCGACCCACCGCATCGATCTCGAGCGGCTCGTCACCATCCCGAGCGTCAGCGCGCCGGGCTTCGACCACGACGAGGTCCGCCGGTGCGCCGAGGCCGTCCGGGACCTGCTCACGGCCCGCGGTTGCCACGCCGCCCGGCTGCTCGAGGTCGACCGCAGCCACCCGGCCGTGTACGCGGAGTGGCTGGATGCCGGCGCCGACCGGCCGACGGTGCTGTGCTACGCCCATTACGACGTGCAGCCACCGGGCGACCCCGATGCGTGGACCACGCCGGCATTCGAGCCGGTGGAGCGTGCCGGACGGCTGTACGGCCGCGGCGCCGCCGACGACAAGGCCGGGATCATGGTCCACGTCGCCGCGATCGACGCGTGGCTGTCCACCTATGAGCGACTGCCGTGCAACGTCAAGGTGATCATCGAGGGCGAGGAGGAGACCGGCAGCGAGCACCTCGGCCAGCTGCTCGAGGCCTACGGCGACCTGCTGCGCTCCGACGTCGTCGTCATCACCGACTCGATGAACTGGAAGGTCGGCATGCCCGCGATCACGCACACGCTGCGCGGCCTGGTCGACTGCGTCGTGGAGGTCCGTGCGCTGGACCATCCACTGCACTCCGGCATGTACGGCGGTGCGGTGCCCGATCCGCTGACCGGCCTGGTCAAGCTGCTCGCGGGCCTGACCAACGACGACGGCACCGTCGCCGTCCCCGGGTTCGCCGACGACGTTCCCCCACTGTCGAGTCCCAGCGACGCCGACGACCTGCGCTTCGACGTCGAGCAGTTCCGCGCGGAGGCGGGCCTGCTCGACGGTGTCGAGCTGATCGGCGCACGCGACGACCACGTGCTCGAGCGACTGTGGAACCGGCCCGCGATCTCGATCATCGGGCTTGACGCCACCCCCGTCGCGCAGGCGTCCAACACGCTCAGTTCGGTTGCCCGCGCCAAGGTCAGTGCCCGGCTGGCACCGGGCCAGGAACCCGGACGAGCTCTGACCGTGCTCGTCGACTGGCTCGAAGCGAACGCGCCGTGGGGGCTGCAGGTGAAGGTCACACCAGGCGCGGCCGGTGACGGTTACCGCGGCGATCCGGACCAGCCGGCGATGAAAGCGGCCCGCCGGGCGCTGGCCGCCGCGTTCGGCGCCGAGCCGGTGCTCATCGGCATGGGCGGGAGCATCCCACTGATCGAGCCGCTGACCCAGGCGTACGGAGACGTTCCGGCGCTGCTGACCGGTGTGGAGGATCCGGACACACGGGCCCACGGGATCGACGAGTCGCTGCACCTGGAGGACTGGGAGCGTGCGTGCCTCGCCGAGGCCTACCTGTTCGCCGAGCTGGCAGACGGCGCGTAG
- a CDS encoding acyl carrier protein: MSSAVYDKVKELLVEKFGVSEDEVSPEATFSDLDLDSLDLVEFALAAEEELGVRISDEEAEQLDTLDDTVKLLEEKGATVEGAG, from the coding sequence ATGAGCAGCGCTGTCTACGACAAGGTCAAAGAACTCCTCGTCGAGAAGTTCGGCGTCTCCGAGGACGAGGTCTCACCCGAAGCCACGTTCTCCGACCTCGACCTCGACTCGCTCGACCTCGTCGAGTTCGCCCTCGCCGCCGAGGAGGAGCTGGGCGTGCGCATCAGCGACGAGGAGGCGGAGCAGCTCGACACGCTCGACGACACCGTCAAGCTCCTCGAAGAGAAGGGAGCCACCGTCGAGGGGGCGGGGTGA
- a CDS encoding beta-phosphoglucomutase family hydrolase, whose translation MTQHISADRFDAALFDLDGVITDTADLHAHAWKTMFDEYLQQRAAHRGETFEPFTIEGDYKTYVDGKPRYDGVRSFLLSRGIELPEGTPADPADTETVCGLGNRKNELVNKLMDEEGVVVYDGSVRLLNQLRDAGVRLGVVSSSKNCVRVLKTAGLLDLFEARVDGVVAADQGLPGKPAPDTFIAAARDLGTTPERAVVVEDAISGVQAGRAGGFGLVIGVDRDGDPEALRSNGADIVVADLGELVS comes from the coding sequence ATGACACAGCACATCTCGGCCGACCGCTTCGACGCCGCACTGTTCGATCTCGACGGCGTTATCACGGACACGGCCGACCTCCACGCGCACGCGTGGAAGACGATGTTCGACGAGTACCTGCAGCAGCGTGCGGCGCATCGCGGCGAGACGTTTGAGCCGTTCACCATCGAAGGCGACTACAAGACCTATGTCGACGGCAAGCCACGCTACGACGGCGTCCGCAGCTTCCTGCTGTCGCGTGGGATCGAGCTTCCCGAGGGCACACCGGCCGATCCGGCGGATACCGAGACGGTGTGTGGACTCGGAAACCGCAAGAACGAGCTCGTCAACAAGCTGATGGACGAGGAGGGCGTCGTCGTCTACGACGGCTCGGTGCGGCTGCTGAACCAGTTGCGTGACGCGGGCGTCCGGCTTGGCGTGGTGTCGTCGAGCAAGAACTGTGTGAGGGTGCTCAAGACCGCGGGCCTGCTCGACCTCTTCGAGGCACGCGTCGACGGTGTCGTCGCCGCTGATCAGGGTCTGCCCGGCAAGCCGGCGCCCGACACGTTCATCGCAGCGGCGCGTGACCTCGGAACGACGCCGGAGCGCGCGGTCGTGGTCGAGGACGCCATCTCGGGCGTGCAGGCGGGCCGCGCGGGTGGGTTCGGCCTGGTCATCGGCGTGGACCGAGACGGCGATCCCGAGGCGCTGCGAAGCAACGGCGCGGACATCGTCGTCGCCGACCTCGGCGAACTGGTGTCGTGA